Proteins encoded by one window of Sinorhizobium arboris LMG 14919:
- a CDS encoding PQQ-dependent sugar dehydrogenase, which yields MNSSAFFRAKYLVGSGLLLLALAGCGDDGADFDVSQQIGPDPVLPEPTSELLPDLKVAEVVGWENGASPRVPDNLVIAAYATDLANPRTVHTLPNGDILVVQSREPSGKPIERPKDMIRGWIMSMAHGGGGTEKESNLITLLRDTDRDGEVDERRDLLTGLNSPFGVAWHDGTLYVAAADAILAYPYQLGQAEIAGEPRVLTPLPGGPINHHWTKDLALSPDGRYLYASVGSNSNVAERGLEAEKGRAAIWQVDRESGAARIFASGLRNPNGLVFHPETGVLWTVVNERDELGPNLVPDYMTSVQEGAFYGWPWSYYGTHVDERVHPPRPDMVEKAIPPDYALSSHVAALGLVFSNGSALPEPFANGAFIGEHGSWNRSTFNGYKVVYVPFENGLPTGKAQDVVTGFIEGDQARGRPVGVAIDGTGALLVADDAGNTVWRIAGADGRVTPSPVGTDGQRDSAVTSDAGPPAGETGGTSGGAAPPEAGATPPEPPQTDVAPATLPRATEQGSPEQQQ from the coding sequence ATGAATAGCTCTGCCTTCTTCCGTGCAAAATACCTCGTCGGATCCGGCCTTCTTCTCCTGGCGCTCGCAGGTTGCGGCGATGACGGCGCGGACTTCGACGTTTCGCAGCAGATCGGGCCCGATCCGGTGTTGCCGGAGCCGACATCGGAGCTCCTGCCGGACCTGAAGGTCGCCGAGGTTGTGGGCTGGGAAAACGGGGCGTCTCCGCGTGTGCCCGACAATCTCGTCATCGCAGCCTACGCGACGGACCTTGCCAATCCGCGGACCGTCCACACGCTGCCGAACGGCGACATTCTCGTCGTGCAGTCGCGCGAGCCTTCGGGCAAGCCGATAGAGCGGCCGAAGGACATGATCCGAGGCTGGATCATGTCCATGGCCCATGGCGGTGGTGGAACCGAAAAGGAGAGCAATCTGATAACGCTGCTCCGCGACACCGATCGCGACGGCGAGGTGGACGAACGCCGCGACCTGCTGACCGGTCTCAATTCCCCCTTCGGGGTCGCGTGGCACGATGGGACGCTTTACGTGGCGGCGGCCGATGCAATCCTCGCCTACCCATACCAGCTCGGGCAGGCCGAGATCGCCGGCGAACCGCGGGTTCTGACACCGCTTCCAGGTGGCCCGATCAACCATCACTGGACCAAGGATCTGGCCCTCAGCCCCGACGGGCGCTATCTCTATGCCTCCGTCGGCTCCAACTCGAACGTGGCCGAGCGCGGGCTCGAGGCCGAGAAAGGCCGCGCTGCGATCTGGCAGGTCGACCGGGAATCGGGTGCCGCCCGCATCTTCGCATCCGGCCTGCGCAACCCGAACGGGCTGGTCTTCCATCCCGAGACCGGCGTGCTCTGGACGGTCGTCAACGAGCGTGACGAACTGGGGCCAAATCTCGTGCCCGACTACATGACTTCAGTGCAGGAAGGCGCCTTCTACGGCTGGCCGTGGAGCTATTACGGCACGCATGTGGATGAACGGGTCCACCCGCCGCGGCCGGACATGGTCGAGAAAGCGATCCCGCCGGACTACGCGCTTTCCAGCCACGTCGCCGCCCTGGGCCTGGTCTTCTCCAACGGCTCCGCCTTGCCGGAGCCCTTCGCCAACGGCGCCTTCATCGGCGAGCACGGCAGTTGGAACCGAAGCACCTTCAACGGTTACAAGGTCGTCTATGTGCCGTTCGAGAACGGCCTCCCGACCGGGAAGGCTCAGGACGTCGTGACCGGCTTCATCGAAGGCGACCAGGCACGCGGCCGGCCGGTTGGTGTGGCCATCGACGGGACCGGGGCGCTGCTTGTTGCCGATGACGCTGGAAATACCGTCTGGCGCATTGCAGGCGCAGACGGCAGGGTGACGCCGAGCCCCGTCGGTACGGACGGACAGAGGGATAGCGCGGTCACCAGCGATGCCGGCCCGCCAGCCGGTGAGACAGGAGGAACATCCGGAGGAGCCGCTCCTCCCGAAGCCGGCGCCACGCCTCCGGAGCCGCCGCAGACCGATGTCGCGCCGGCTACTCTGCCAAGGGCTACGGAACAGGGATCCCCCGAGCAACAGCAATAA
- a CDS encoding YihY/virulence factor BrkB family protein, with protein sequence MKSGDAKRGTDEQAQEGGRGRAADSPGEIPARGLRDVFWRVVSQISEDRISLIAAGVTFYVLLSLFPALASLVSIYGLVSDPATIAEQATLFAAVLPAQSLQMMTEQLETLTSQKTSSLSLGFIAGLLFALWSARNGVGALFEAMNIAYDETEKRSFIRLTLLSIGFTLAGLILTAVLIAAIAVLPAVLAFLHLELEGLLRFVRWPVMLLLIAAGITLIYRYGPSREPAKLRWLTWGAALSTICWLVASLAFSYYIDNFANYNATYGALGALIGFMLWIWISTMIVIIGAELNAELEHQTARDSTTGQPKELGNRDAYVADTVGDAED encoded by the coding sequence ATGAAATCCGGTGATGCAAAGAGGGGAACCGATGAGCAGGCTCAAGAAGGAGGCAGGGGACGCGCGGCCGACAGCCCGGGCGAAATTCCCGCGAGGGGCTTGCGTGACGTCTTCTGGCGCGTGGTTTCACAGATTAGCGAGGACAGGATTTCGCTCATTGCCGCCGGTGTCACCTTTTATGTGCTCCTCTCCCTGTTTCCAGCGCTTGCCTCGCTCGTTTCCATCTACGGTCTCGTTTCCGATCCAGCCACGATCGCAGAGCAGGCTACGTTGTTCGCGGCCGTTCTCCCGGCGCAGTCGCTTCAGATGATGACCGAGCAATTGGAAACCCTGACGTCCCAGAAGACCTCAAGCCTGAGCCTCGGCTTCATAGCTGGACTGCTCTTTGCGCTCTGGAGCGCACGCAACGGCGTGGGGGCCCTCTTCGAGGCGATGAATATCGCTTACGACGAGACCGAAAAACGCAGCTTCATCCGGTTGACGCTGTTGAGCATCGGCTTCACGCTGGCCGGTTTGATCCTGACCGCCGTCCTCATCGCGGCCATCGCGGTATTGCCGGCCGTGCTGGCCTTTCTCCACCTGGAACTGGAAGGTCTCCTCCGTTTCGTACGCTGGCCCGTGATGCTGTTGCTAATAGCGGCGGGCATCACCCTGATCTATCGCTACGGTCCAAGCCGGGAGCCAGCCAAACTCAGGTGGCTTACCTGGGGCGCGGCCCTGAGCACGATCTGCTGGCTCGTCGCATCCCTGGCGTTCTCGTACTACATCGACAATTTCGCGAACTACAATGCGACCTACGGTGCACTCGGCGCGCTGATCGGCTTCATGCTCTGGATCTGGATATCCACCATGATCGTCATCATCGGTGCTGAACTCAATGCCGAGCTGGAACATCAGACGGCGAGGGATTCAACGACAGGGCAGCCCAAGGAGCTCGGGAATCGCGATGCCTATGTCGCCGACACGGTCGGCGACGCCGAGGATTAG
- a CDS encoding DUF2231 domain-containing protein translates to MADRDLLGLAASAKIGGHPIHPMLVPFPIALLVAAFVSDLVYLANGNSFWADVSMWSVGAAIVTAALAALAGLTDFLGNSRIRAINDAWRHMIGNVIVVLLAIASFWLRYENGAADAVWPFGLLLSLMIVLLLLYTGWKGGELVYHHRIGIDTETDESDVTPPMRGHTTRHT, encoded by the coding sequence ATGGCGGATCGTGACCTTTTGGGTCTGGCGGCCAGCGCGAAAATAGGCGGGCATCCGATTCATCCGATGCTCGTTCCCTTTCCGATCGCGCTTCTGGTCGCCGCGTTCGTTTCCGATCTCGTATATCTCGCCAATGGGAATTCATTCTGGGCCGACGTATCGATGTGGTCGGTGGGCGCAGCGATCGTCACGGCGGCACTGGCCGCTCTTGCCGGACTGACGGATTTCCTCGGAAACTCCCGCATCCGGGCCATCAACGACGCCTGGAGGCACATGATCGGCAACGTCATCGTCGTGCTCCTCGCAATTGCCAGCTTTTGGCTGCGCTACGAGAACGGCGCCGCCGATGCCGTCTGGCCCTTTGGTTTGCTGCTTTCTCTCATGATCGTTCTCCTGCTCCTCTACACGGGTTGGAAGGGCGGAGAGCTCGTCTATCACCATCGTATCGGCATCGACACCGAGACTGATGAAAGCGATGTAACGCCACCCATGAGGGGACATACGACCAGACATACCTAG
- a CDS encoding cytochrome c oxidase assembly protein, producing MGPLATHMAVHIVLMNIVAPLAASGISWIGPAGRAVGGQVLALATFAQITALWAWHAPPLLNRALEFPSVHLLMNASLFLAAFLFWRAVLHFHGKRSWQSIVALLMTSKLYCLLAVLFVFAPRALYPDIATSHTAHATGALNTTLADQQLAGLMMLAACPVTYVLAGVVIAARWLLALEKDEAAPESRAGAEAWT from the coding sequence ATGGGGCCGTTGGCGACGCATATGGCAGTGCACATCGTGCTGATGAACATCGTCGCGCCCCTGGCAGCATCGGGAATATCGTGGATCGGGCCTGCGGGCCGGGCAGTCGGCGGGCAGGTGCTGGCGCTTGCCACTTTTGCGCAGATCACCGCTCTTTGGGCCTGGCATGCGCCGCCCCTCCTCAACCGGGCACTGGAATTTCCTTCGGTTCATTTGCTGATGAATGCCAGTCTTTTCCTGGCGGCATTCCTGTTCTGGCGGGCGGTCCTGCACTTTCATGGCAAGCGTTCCTGGCAATCGATCGTTGCCCTTCTGATGACCAGCAAGCTCTATTGCCTGCTCGCCGTTCTCTTCGTCTTTGCACCCAGAGCGCTCTATCCCGATATCGCTACATCCCACACGGCGCATGCGACCGGAGCCCTGAACACAACTCTGGCCGATCAGCAGCTCGCGGGGCTGATGATGCTGGCAGCCTGTCCGGTGACCTATGTTCTCGCCGGGGTCGTGATCGCCGCGCGCTGGCTCCTGGCACTGGAGAAAGACGAGGCAGCGCCCGAATCGAGAGCAGGTGCAGAAGCGTGGACATGA
- a CDS encoding YihY/virulence factor BrkB family protein, whose product MGANEAELPEKLDAVEPGRGRGAATPGEIPAKGMRDVFWRVLSEIAEERVVLIAAGVSFYLLLSLFPAMGALVSIYGLVADPSEIGTHIGILQVLLPEDSYGLIMDQLETLTTQKPSTLGIGFFVSLSISLWLAANGIAALFDAMNVAYGEREKRGFLSRTLLCIAFTFAALLFAVALIVAVGIVPAVLAYVWVDSRVELATRTARWPVMLMLVTFGTVLIYRFGPSRERAKLRWLNWGAVFSTLFWLAASWLFSYYLEHFANYNATYGALGALAGLMTWVWISVMILIIGALINAELEHQTAVDSTTGEPLPIGERGAYVADTIGKAAD is encoded by the coding sequence ATGGGTGCGAACGAAGCCGAACTTCCCGAAAAACTGGATGCCGTTGAGCCGGGCAGGGGGCGCGGTGCCGCCACGCCGGGAGAAATCCCTGCGAAAGGTATGCGGGATGTCTTCTGGCGCGTCCTCTCCGAAATTGCCGAAGAGCGTGTCGTGCTGATAGCCGCGGGGGTGAGCTTCTACCTTCTCCTGTCGCTCTTTCCCGCGATGGGTGCCCTCGTCTCGATCTACGGGCTGGTCGCGGACCCTTCCGAAATCGGCACGCATATCGGTATTCTGCAGGTGCTTCTGCCGGAGGACTCCTACGGATTGATCATGGACCAGCTGGAGACCCTGACGACGCAAAAGCCCTCCACCCTGGGCATCGGCTTTTTCGTAAGCCTGTCGATCTCCCTGTGGTTGGCAGCCAACGGCATTGCCGCCCTGTTCGACGCCATGAATGTCGCCTATGGGGAAAGGGAAAAAAGAGGCTTTCTGTCGAGAACCCTCCTGTGCATCGCGTTCACCTTCGCGGCCCTGCTGTTTGCGGTCGCGCTGATCGTGGCGGTCGGTATCGTGCCGGCGGTGCTGGCCTATGTATGGGTCGATAGTCGGGTCGAACTCGCGACCAGAACGGCGAGGTGGCCGGTCATGCTCATGCTCGTCACGTTCGGGACCGTCCTCATCTACCGTTTCGGGCCAAGCCGGGAGCGGGCGAAACTGCGGTGGCTGAACTGGGGTGCGGTGTTCAGCACCTTGTTTTGGTTGGCCGCCTCATGGCTCTTTTCCTACTATCTGGAACATTTCGCCAACTACAACGCGACATACGGCGCTCTCGGCGCGCTCGCCGGTCTCATGACATGGGTGTGGATTTCGGTGATGATCCTCATCATAGGCGCGCTCATCAACGCCGAGCTCGAACACCAGACGGCGGTGGATTCGACGACAGGCGAACCGCTTCCGATCGGAGAGCGCGGTGCTTACGTGGCGGATACGATCGGCAAGGCGGCTGACTGA
- a CDS encoding DUF2231 domain-containing protein → MSLNSASTATTVTAPVHSLLVPFPVVCFALALLTDIAFWQTGHIMWQNFSAWLLFAGIVAGVVAGLAGVVEFLFRRGRRAQGTVWLHVAGYVLVFGLAFVNNLVHAADGWTAVVPYGLILSAATVLLTILFALLGRATLYRRQVGVSDYE, encoded by the coding sequence ATGAGCCTGAATTCCGCGTCGACTGCCACGACCGTCACCGCCCCGGTCCATTCGTTGCTCGTCCCGTTTCCAGTCGTCTGCTTTGCGCTCGCGCTTCTGACCGATATCGCCTTTTGGCAGACCGGACATATCATGTGGCAGAACTTCTCCGCCTGGCTGCTCTTTGCCGGTATCGTGGCCGGGGTGGTTGCGGGCCTCGCCGGCGTGGTCGAATTCCTGTTTCGAAGGGGGCGACGTGCGCAAGGAACGGTTTGGCTGCATGTCGCAGGCTACGTGCTCGTCTTCGGCCTCGCCTTCGTCAACAACCTCGTGCATGCCGCCGATGGCTGGACGGCTGTGGTACCCTACGGATTGATCCTTTCTGCGGCGACGGTGCTTCTGACGATCCTCTTCGCTTTGCTTGGCCGCGCCACCCTCTATCGCAGGCAAGTCGGAGTGAGCGATTATGAATAG
- a CDS encoding Gfo/Idh/MocA family protein has protein sequence MEKTRIGVIGLGMAAAPHAQGLLDLKERVEVVAAFSPTPARRNAFSESYGFPTCDSAETIFGDPSIGAVLILTPPNTHLDLVLQAAESGKHVLLEKPLEITQERSEALVKAAERAGIKLGIVLQHRFRTVSQELAKLIDEGRLGEIVSASARLHNWRPQSYYDQPGRGTRARDGGGVLLTQAIHTLDLLVSLAGLPEEVSAYATTSEIHRMETEDLAMAAIRFAGGAIGTVSATTCAYPGYPDEIDIIGTRGMARLDGRRLAVSFHDGTELSIEDEAAGGAGADPMAFPHYHHRAVLADFLDAIEGFGEPRVNGHEALKVHRLIDAILGAAESGQPRRI, from the coding sequence ATGGAAAAGACGCGCATCGGCGTGATCGGGCTCGGCATGGCGGCTGCGCCGCATGCCCAGGGTCTGCTGGACCTCAAGGAGAGAGTTGAGGTCGTTGCCGCATTCAGTCCCACGCCCGCGAGACGGAATGCCTTTTCCGAGTCCTACGGTTTTCCAACTTGCGACTCCGCCGAGACGATCTTCGGCGATCCGTCGATCGGGGCCGTCCTCATATTAACGCCGCCCAATACCCATCTCGACCTGGTCCTGCAGGCGGCTGAATCGGGTAAGCATGTGCTCCTCGAAAAGCCGCTGGAGATTACGCAGGAGCGATCGGAAGCACTGGTGAAGGCGGCGGAGCGCGCCGGCATAAAACTCGGCATCGTGCTTCAGCACCGCTTTCGCACGGTCAGCCAGGAACTCGCGAAACTCATCGATGAGGGCCGTCTCGGTGAGATCGTCAGCGCTTCGGCCCGGCTCCACAACTGGCGGCCGCAGAGCTATTACGACCAGCCGGGTCGCGGAACACGGGCTCGCGACGGGGGCGGCGTGCTTCTCACCCAGGCCATACACACGCTCGATCTTCTGGTTTCCCTCGCGGGCCTTCCCGAAGAGGTAAGCGCCTATGCGACGACGAGCGAGATCCATCGCATGGAAACCGAAGACTTGGCGATGGCGGCGATTCGCTTCGCCGGCGGCGCGATAGGCACTGTGAGCGCCACCACCTGTGCCTATCCCGGCTATCCGGACGAGATAGACATTATCGGAACAAGGGGCATGGCGCGTCTGGACGGGCGGCGTCTTGCCGTTTCCTTCCACGACGGGACGGAACTTTCAATCGAAGACGAAGCCGCGGGTGGCGCCGGCGCCGATCCGATGGCCTTCCCCCATTACCATCACCGCGCCGTGCTTGCCGACTTCCTCGATGCCATCGAAGGTTTCGGCGAGCCGCGCGTCAATGGGCACGAGGCGCTGAAGGTCCACCGGCTTATCGATGCGATTCTCGGCGCTGCGGAAAGCGGGCAACCGCGCCGCATCTGA
- a CDS encoding c-type cytochrome — translation MDMKNLHWTAVAKIVGLGACLLMAAGAVFVWSGVYNVAASKDHLRITTWILTLIRERSIATRSFMIDAPPLVDDGMIRLGASHYEAGCVPCHNRPGKEINPIVGGMLPPPPDLMEIGKHRPSREIFWIVKHGLKYTGMPAWTNMRRDDEIWSVTAFLASLPFTAGEYPDLSGLTRSQANPGEEPVNGGALTACGRCHEREGTGTNGDRVPRLAGLPEAYLFRSLQEYADGNRASGVMEPVADPLDERSMRELAARYSALRPSAEKPAAAPDAERLRRGEAIANRGIARQGVPACLSCHSGRQSQQFPVLAGQHAEYIEEQIRLWQRGGRIGTPYGRIMAAVAGALEEGQIEDVAAYLASLPRGSAPAPIAEVNR, via the coding sequence GTGGACATGAAAAACCTGCACTGGACGGCCGTGGCGAAAATCGTCGGGCTCGGCGCCTGCCTCCTGATGGCTGCTGGCGCCGTGTTCGTCTGGTCTGGCGTCTATAATGTCGCTGCCTCGAAGGACCATTTGCGGATAACGACCTGGATCCTGACGCTGATCCGCGAGAGATCAATCGCCACCCGAAGCTTTATGATCGACGCTCCGCCGCTCGTTGACGACGGCATGATCCGGCTGGGGGCGTCCCATTACGAAGCTGGCTGCGTGCCGTGCCACAACCGCCCGGGCAAAGAGATAAACCCGATCGTCGGCGGTATGCTGCCGCCGCCTCCGGATCTGATGGAAATCGGCAAGCACCGCCCGTCCAGGGAAATTTTCTGGATCGTCAAACACGGCCTCAAATATACCGGGATGCCGGCATGGACGAATATGCGGCGCGACGATGAGATCTGGTCCGTCACTGCGTTCCTCGCGAGCCTGCCCTTCACCGCCGGCGAATATCCGGATCTCTCAGGTCTCACGCGCAGCCAGGCCAATCCGGGTGAGGAACCCGTGAACGGCGGCGCGCTGACCGCCTGCGGGCGCTGCCATGAACGCGAAGGCACCGGCACCAACGGCGACCGTGTCCCCAGGCTCGCGGGGCTGCCCGAAGCCTATCTCTTTCGCAGCCTGCAGGAATATGCAGACGGGAACCGCGCGAGCGGTGTCATGGAACCGGTGGCAGACCCTCTGGACGAAAGATCCATGCGAGAGCTGGCAGCGCGCTATTCCGCGCTTCGGCCGAGCGCGGAAAAGCCCGCCGCGGCACCTGACGCGGAGCGCCTCAGGCGCGGCGAAGCCATTGCCAATCGCGGCATAGCGCGACAGGGCGTGCCCGCCTGCCTGAGCTGCCATTCCGGGCGTCAATCGCAGCAGTTCCCGGTGCTCGCCGGCCAGCATGCCGAGTACATCGAGGAGCAGATACGGCTCTGGCAGCGCGGCGGGCGGATCGGGACGCCCTATGGGAGGATCATGGCGGCAGTCGCGGGAGCTCTGGAGGAAGGTCAGATAGAAGACGTCGCCGCCTATCTGGCATCTCTGCCCCGCGGAAGCGCGCCGGCGCCGATAGCGGAGGTGAACCGATGA
- a CDS encoding DUF421 domain-containing protein — protein sequence MDSVARGITIYFILLIALRLSGRRTVAQMTTFDFVLLLIIAETTQQALLGDDFSIINATLLILTLFSVDIVLSYVKQWSPKIALFLDGTATVLIANGKVDEQALRRARVNLEDILVAAREQQGLARLDQIKFAVLEADGGISIIPRSGGPASNA from the coding sequence ATGGACTCGGTCGCTCGCGGTATCACGATCTATTTCATACTCCTCATCGCGCTCCGGCTTTCCGGCCGGCGCACCGTCGCACAGATGACCACTTTCGATTTCGTACTGCTGCTCATCATCGCAGAGACGACCCAGCAGGCACTGCTGGGCGACGATTTCTCGATCATCAATGCAACCCTGCTCATCCTGACGCTCTTCAGCGTCGACATCGTTCTCTCCTACGTTAAACAATGGTCGCCGAAGATCGCTCTGTTCCTCGACGGTACGGCAACCGTGCTCATCGCGAACGGCAAGGTTGACGAGCAGGCCCTCCGCCGAGCGAGGGTCAATCTCGAGGACATACTTGTCGCCGCCCGAGAGCAGCAGGGATTGGCTCGCCTCGACCAGATCAAATTCGCCGTTCTCGAGGCAGACGGGGGCATAAGCATCATTCCGAGATCAGGCGGGCCGGCGTCAAACGCGTGA
- a CDS encoding cytochrome c oxidase subunit II — MRLARSFAPTSALALQGCAGLQSALDPSGAEAERIGTLGWLLILFSTAILVGVCLITAIALFGGERWRARIAGERVIIGGGLVFPILALSILLSYGFYLMAPGTTSVRPKGGLRIEVVGERWWWRVTYVDETGRRIESANEIRLPVGRPVELELTSADVIHSFWVPRLAGKLDMIPGHKNTLTLQANKAGISRGQCAEYCGGPHAFMSFYVIAMPEDQFFSWLAVEASDASTAKPDQAAGQALFLSSGCAACHSVRGTDARGTIGPDLTHVGSRHSLAAATLENDVAAFVRWVRDGQHVKPENLMPPYEIFTEDELRQLAAYLDQLR, encoded by the coding sequence ATGAGGCTCGCCCGGTCCTTCGCGCCGACGAGCGCTCTAGCGCTGCAGGGTTGCGCCGGGCTGCAGTCCGCGCTCGATCCCTCCGGTGCGGAGGCAGAACGCATCGGAACGCTCGGTTGGCTGTTGATCCTCTTCTCTACCGCCATCCTCGTCGGAGTCTGTCTCATCACGGCGATTGCGCTGTTCGGCGGCGAGCGCTGGCGCGCCCGGATCGCCGGCGAGAGGGTGATCATCGGGGGTGGCCTCGTTTTCCCGATCCTCGCCCTCAGCATTCTGCTGAGCTACGGCTTTTACCTGATGGCGCCTGGCACCACTTCGGTGCGACCCAAGGGCGGGCTGCGCATCGAGGTCGTTGGCGAGCGCTGGTGGTGGCGGGTGACCTACGTGGACGAAACCGGACGCCGCATCGAGAGCGCCAATGAAATCCGGCTGCCCGTCGGCCGGCCGGTGGAGCTGGAACTGACATCGGCGGACGTGATCCACAGCTTCTGGGTGCCGCGGCTTGCCGGCAAGCTCGACATGATCCCCGGCCATAAGAACACGCTGACACTTCAGGCAAACAAGGCCGGCATCAGTCGCGGCCAATGTGCGGAATATTGCGGCGGGCCGCATGCCTTCATGTCCTTTTACGTGATCGCCATGCCCGAAGACCAGTTTTTCTCCTGGCTCGCAGTCGAAGCCAGCGACGCCTCGACCGCGAAACCGGATCAGGCTGCGGGGCAGGCGCTTTTCCTCTCCTCCGGCTGTGCCGCATGCCATAGCGTTCGCGGTACGGATGCCCGGGGCACGATCGGTCCCGATCTGACGCATGTGGGCAGTCGGCACTCGCTTGCCGCCGCGACGCTCGAGAACGACGTTGCGGCCTTCGTCCGCTGGGTCCGCGACGGCCAGCACGTGAAGCCGGAGAATCTGATGCCGCCATACGAAATCTTCACCGAAGACGAATTGCGGCAGCTTGCCGCCTATCTGGACCAATTGAGGTAA
- a CDS encoding sodium:calcium antiporter, with translation MLDFAGLGLWLNLAIFAGAAVAVWIAGVRITGYANAISEKTGAGQAFIGVVLLGGITSLPELAVAVTSSLSGDASLAVNSILGGIAMQVAILAFADMLIGRQALTSVIPDPVVMLQGGFKILLLSVVAASIVVGDTPVLFSGVWMWLLAAVTVFGLWVLSRTQRDRPWIANDEEVTPEKEEERARKEAEDSKRKSLREVGWATAGCGAVIIVAGYLLSRSGDAIAEATGLGQSFIGAVLVAIATSLPEVSTVFSATRAGLYTMAMSDIFGTNLIDIFLLFVVDLTGGADAVMNSVGRFEAFAALIAITVTAIFFIGLVERRDRTILKMGYDSFAVLSVYLAGLVVLYFLRDPSGGGG, from the coding sequence ATGCTTGACTTCGCCGGTCTCGGACTTTGGCTGAATCTCGCAATCTTCGCGGGGGCGGCCGTAGCGGTCTGGATTGCAGGCGTCAGGATCACGGGATATGCCAATGCAATCAGCGAGAAGACAGGAGCAGGCCAGGCCTTCATCGGCGTCGTGCTTCTCGGCGGCATCACGTCTCTTCCGGAACTGGCGGTAGCCGTAACCTCGTCGCTCAGCGGAGATGCCAGCCTCGCTGTCAACAGTATACTCGGCGGCATCGCGATGCAGGTGGCGATCCTTGCCTTTGCCGACATGCTGATCGGCCGCCAGGCACTGACATCTGTCATTCCCGATCCGGTCGTCATGCTGCAGGGCGGCTTCAAAATCCTCCTCCTTTCGGTCGTCGCCGCCTCGATCGTGGTGGGCGACACGCCGGTGCTGTTCTCCGGCGTGTGGATGTGGCTGCTTGCAGCCGTGACCGTCTTCGGCCTGTGGGTCTTGTCGCGGACGCAGCGTGACAGGCCCTGGATTGCGAATGACGAGGAGGTCACGCCCGAGAAAGAGGAAGAACGGGCGCGGAAGGAGGCCGAGGACAGCAAGAGGAAATCGCTGCGAGAGGTAGGCTGGGCCACTGCCGGCTGCGGCGCCGTCATCATCGTCGCAGGCTATCTGCTTTCGCGTTCGGGAGACGCGATCGCCGAAGCGACCGGGCTCGGGCAGAGCTTCATCGGAGCGGTGCTCGTGGCGATCGCGACATCGCTGCCGGAAGTCAGCACGGTGTTCAGCGCCACGCGGGCGGGCCTGTACACGATGGCGATGTCGGATATTTTCGGCACGAATCTCATCGACATTTTCCTTCTTTTCGTCGTCGATCTCACCGGAGGCGCCGATGCGGTGATGAACAGCGTCGGACGGTTCGAGGCCTTTGCCGCGCTGATCGCGATCACCGTGACGGCGATCTTCTTCATAGGTCTGGTCGAGCGGCGGGACCGGACGATCCTCAAGATGGGTTACGACTCCTTTGCGGTCCTCAGCGTTTATCTGGCGGGGCTGGTCGTCCTCTATTTCCTGCGCGATCCAAGCGGTGGAGGCGGATGA